A window of Brachybacterium fresconis contains these coding sequences:
- a CDS encoding SDR family NAD(P)-dependent oxidoreductase codes for MSRLKDPARLLAGRRALITGASRGIGADIARACAAAGADLVLTARDATALEETAGRLGAEHDVRTAVLAADLADPAVPETLWQEASAALDGPEGLDVLVNNAGLSHPETVDQLEAAHFDETLQVNLRAPALLAARAGTAMARAGGGAVVTIASAAALRPLAEHYSYSVAKAGLVMATRTLALELGDRGVRANSICPTIVLTDMGQQVWGDHPDKAAPMLARIPQDRFAQPHEVSDVAVWLASDAASMVNGAEIPVDGGYLVS; via the coding sequence ATGTCGCGCCTGAAGGATCCCGCCCGCCTGCTCGCCGGACGCCGTGCCCTGATCACCGGAGCCAGCCGCGGGATCGGGGCCGACATCGCCCGGGCCTGCGCCGCAGCCGGCGCCGATCTGGTGCTGACCGCTCGCGATGCCACCGCGCTCGAGGAGACCGCCGGCCGGCTCGGCGCGGAGCACGACGTGCGCACCGCGGTGCTGGCGGCGGACCTCGCCGACCCCGCGGTGCCCGAGACCCTCTGGCAGGAGGCCTCGGCGGCTCTCGACGGCCCCGAGGGGCTGGACGTGCTGGTCAACAACGCCGGCCTCTCCCATCCGGAGACGGTCGACCAGCTCGAGGCCGCGCACTTCGACGAGACCCTCCAGGTGAACCTGAGGGCCCCGGCGCTGCTCGCCGCCCGCGCCGGCACGGCCATGGCGCGTGCCGGCGGCGGCGCCGTCGTCACCATCGCCTCCGCCGCGGCGCTGCGTCCCCTCGCGGAGCACTACTCCTACTCGGTCGCCAAGGCCGGCCTGGTGATGGCCACCCGCACCCTCGCCCTCGAGCTCGGGGACCGCGGGGTGCGGGCCAACTCGATCTGCCCCACCATCGTGCTCACGGACATGGGCCAGCAGGTCTGGGGCGATCACCCCGACAAGGCCGCGCCGATGCTCGCCCGGATCCCGCAGGACCGCTTCGCCCAGCCGCACGAGGTCTCCGACGTCGCCGTCTGGCTCGCCTCCGACGCCGCCTCCATGGTCAACGGCGCGGAGATCCCGGTCGACGGCGGGTACCTGGTCAGCTGA
- a CDS encoding endo-1,4-beta-xylanase — translation MKRRQILTVGAVTAATSLAAGGAASAAPPGNAGPPGNAGPPGNGERTPPGLAKKDDLAWAAGGEIEIGSAVAGGGHHASQPYPPPFTDDETYRELLGQEFTSLSAENQMKWSFLRPERDTYAFAAADAIMDFARRHGQVVRGHTLLWHSQNPAWLEEGEFGPEELRTILKDHIDTVVGRYAGHIQQWDVANEIFTEDGALRESENIWIRELGPGIIADAFRWAHAADPQARLYVNDYNVEGVNAKSDAYYALVQDLLADGVPVHGFSTQGHLSIRYGFPGGLVENLERFADLGLETAITELDVRMDLPDGAEPTEEQLAKQADYYWRMTEGALAAVGCTSLTLWGFVDTYSWVPVTFEGQGAATVMWEDYTRKSAYYAVQDALAQASGRAGHPALRR, via the coding sequence ATGAAGCGCCGCCAGATCCTCACCGTCGGAGCAGTCACCGCCGCCACCTCCCTCGCCGCCGGGGGCGCCGCGTCCGCGGCCCCGCCCGGGAACGCGGGCCCGCCCGGGAACGCAGGCCCACCCGGGAACGGGGAGCGGACCCCTCCGGGCCTCGCGAAGAAGGACGACCTGGCGTGGGCGGCCGGGGGCGAGATCGAGATCGGCTCCGCCGTGGCGGGCGGCGGGCACCACGCCAGCCAGCCCTATCCCCCGCCGTTCACGGACGACGAGACCTATCGCGAGCTGCTGGGCCAGGAGTTCACCTCGCTGTCGGCGGAGAACCAGATGAAGTGGAGCTTCCTGCGCCCGGAGCGCGACACCTACGCCTTCGCCGCCGCGGACGCGATCATGGACTTCGCCCGCCGCCACGGGCAGGTGGTGCGCGGCCACACGCTGCTGTGGCACAGCCAGAACCCCGCCTGGCTCGAGGAGGGCGAGTTCGGCCCGGAGGAGCTGCGCACGATCCTCAAGGACCACATCGACACCGTCGTCGGCCGCTATGCAGGCCACATCCAGCAGTGGGACGTGGCCAACGAGATCTTCACCGAGGACGGCGCCCTGCGCGAGAGCGAGAACATCTGGATCCGCGAGCTGGGGCCCGGCATCATCGCCGACGCCTTCCGCTGGGCCCATGCGGCCGATCCGCAGGCGAGGCTGTACGTCAACGACTACAACGTCGAGGGCGTCAATGCGAAGTCCGACGCCTACTACGCCCTGGTCCAGGACCTGCTGGCCGACGGCGTCCCCGTGCACGGCTTCTCCACCCAGGGGCACCTGTCGATCCGCTACGGCTTCCCCGGAGGGCTCGTCGAGAACCTGGAGCGCTTCGCCGACCTGGGGCTGGAGACCGCCATCACCGAGCTCGACGTGCGCATGGACCTGCCCGACGGCGCCGAGCCCACCGAGGAGCAGCTGGCGAAGCAGGCCGACTACTACTGGCGCATGACCGAGGGGGCGCTGGCGGCCGTCGGCTGCACCTCCCTGACGCTCTGGGGTTTCGTGGACACCTACTCGTGGGTGCCGGTGACCTTCGAGGGCCAGGGCGCGGCGACCGTGATGTGGGAGGACTACACCCGCAAGAGTGCCTACTACGCGGTCCAGGACGCGCTCGCGCAGGCCAGTGGCCGGGCCGGGCATCCGGCGCTGCGCCGCTGA